A segment of the Onychomys torridus chromosome 16, mOncTor1.1, whole genome shotgun sequence genome:
atttgatgaagACCTCCCATTTAGACTCTATCTCTGCATACTGTTTGACTGTAGGTCTCTCTatctgttcctatctgctgccagaggaagcctctctgatgatgattggataAGGCATTGACCTAATAGTACAGCAGACTATCATTACTGTAAGTCTCTGGGTTATCCAATCTCTGATAACATAGCAGTGCTGTGTATGCGTTCCTTCTGTGGAATGGGCCTGAAGAGAAATCACACATTTTTTGTGGAATATGTATTTTGTTTAGCTAGGCAaatatttgttacatttgtttattatgtaaagATGCACTGCTacttcaccttgcctgcctaaggcatgtgattggtctaataaaaagctgaacagccaatagctaggcagtagagggagaGGTAGAActggctggtgggcagagagaataagtaggagaagaaaagagaagagaagagaagagaagagaagagaagagaagagaagagaagagaagagaagagaagagacactaagagaaggagggagaaagacgAAATGTCCAGGGCCAGCctgtagcatgattatcattAAATTAATGCCTTATAGACActtataaaaaaatacatactatTGTAAAATATTAATTGAAGAAGTGTTACATTTGcctatgctgtggaacatttgttgaatgatgcaaagatgtgctgcattcttttaggttgcatttgtttaactctctgaagctgtgttactttgcctgtctaaaatacctgattggcttaacaaagagctgaacggccaataggatgacagaagaaaggataggcagggctggcaggcagaaataataaacaagaggagaaatctgggaggaaaagattaAGAATCGGGGAGGAAGAGgtaaggaggactccaggagccagccacctacctacacagcaagccatggagtaagaagtaaagaatggTATAGAGAAtgataaaagtccagaggcaaaagacaaagAGGGTTATttaggaaaagctggctagaaacaagccaagctaaggccaggtattcataaaaaaaagaataagcctctatgtgatttatttgggatctgggtggcagccaaccccccccccaataatgGTAAGTTTCTCAGGTCCTTCCTGGCTCCATGGCCCTGCCTGGCCCCagggtcctgcagctgcttaaagaggcttaatattatttacaaactgtatggactATGACAGGTTTCTTGCTAcaactctttcatcttaaattaacccatttctattaatctatgttttgccatgtgttggTAGTGTcacctgtctgctggcatcttgctgctccttagGCAATGGCTAGGCGTCCCTCCCtattgtcctttcttctttccatatcTCTGTTGGATTTCCCTCCTGcccctaagctgccttgccataggccaaaacagctttatttattagccaatgggagcaacgcATATTCACTGCATACAAAAAGGCATCCCatagcaacccccccccccaccaaagcCTAAAGAGTAAAgcataaaaacaaccaactatacATGTAGGCATTCAAAAGTGGGCCTATATTTCCatgtagggcctgagaaagctttttttttttcccccaaagatagggtttctctgtgtagctttgcacctttttcctggaactcacttggtagccatagcccaggctggcctcgaactcagagatccacctggctctgcttcccaaatgctgggattaaagacgtggccaccactgcctggctgctttttttttttttttaaggtatgtcTCCTTTAAGAAATTCTGCCTTAGAGCAGAGCACTTAAACAGCATTTTTCCATGCTAAgtagaaacaaaaaactaagtgaAAAATGCCTGCGACATTCCAGAACTGGAGAGCTGAATGAAGTTCCAGGTAAAATCTACCTCTGACTGGGGGAGAGCTTTAGGCTTTGCTCTGGGTAACCTAAAAAGCAGGTAGAGCCAGAGATAGAGCTGTGCAGAGGGCATATCTGTAGTTTAGCAGTTAAAAGTATGATCACATggtcaaaacaaaaatagagatacacagtaaaagaggtccagacagaACAAATCTCTAAACAGGTCCCAATGTGTTTCATAATGTGCTGTGTGtaggctgaggaaagagaagaaaatggatatacacagtcacagaaagaaataatagttgaaaaatataaattctttaaagagagagtaaaagtaatataaaagaaaaaggccacaaaatgaaggaaaatacatAAGGAGTATGAATCCTGTATAGTATTATGttgattttgaatgttttaaatgttaatgagCAAGCAAGAGCTGCTGACAGACATTGGATTGTGAACTGGACTTCTAAATTGAACCAAACTAGTTATCTTAGGGcttccttaactttaaaaacaaagtaaaatatatatatatatatatatatatatatatatatatatatatatatattacttggGGTAgaggattttggttttgtttccacaggaaatgagacactatggatttgttccatgTTGATATGGACcaggtttgatcagggaagaTCTCttgattattatatatatatgattctactcttgtttagggtaatgtgcttatgcagctcatttaaaaatgcaatgtataattaagaaatgaggttagtagttaatctataataatcaaacttgtcacattaggtgtgttttcagggttaaacaggtatattttagataaatagatgattttcaaacgcttcaaagacctatagaatatgacatttaagctGTTTAATAaactaaggtttttcatgacaatgagacatgtctgctcctggcagcaccaatttacttcaaaaagggatgatgagcattgaagaaattTTATAGGAGTTTGATTTCATTCTGGCATGATTAgacatttagaaaagaaactgcttttgctttGACTGCTTGATACCATGCtgcataaactggacatgcagaatcCACAAGGAAGTGTTGGCTGAACTTcgccaaaacaaggtaggatgGTCCCtcaagattcctgcttcacagaagaatcttccagacattctacaggacacacaggaaagtgactgctgaatttTGATAATAGAAGGCAAAACTGTTCTTCAAATTTCCTACTTTGCTGAAAAGTCTGCCacatactctaggcctataggcccaACAATGGATGGCCTAACATTGCAGAGAAATTTTGGGTGAtggtccaggcagccaaatgtctctgttgttaggttaatattatatccttctgtggtctttgaggGAGATAAAAACTAAATAGTtaaagttatagttttccttagttatgatatgaagtaaattagatataaaactttctAATCACTAACaaaagatagataatggagtattttctgtaaatttgctaaatacaaatgaactgaatATTATAGAGGCAATTCTTACTTGATAGCTTTTTtgctgtatatagttttactatgttaaagttaaaacctttcatttttatttagacaaaaagggggaaatgtagttgattgtctttattctttactctttgggCATTGGGGGAGCTGTCATTCAACTtccaagtaaatcacacagaggGTTATTCTTTtctatgaatgcccagccttagcttgacttatttctagccCTCTTTTCTTAACAAATTATCCTAtttctcttttgcctctgggcttttatctttatctatTCTCTAtaactttctttatttttcactcCACAGCTTGCTGTGTATCTGAGTGGCTGGCTCCTAGaatcctcctctttttcttctccttgatCCTAGATCTTTTCCTCATAGattgctctctgcctgccagccctgcctttcctttctctagccatgctattggccattcagccctttattaggccaatcaagtgttttagataggcaaagtaacacagcttcagagaactaaacaaatgcaacataaaggattgcaacacatctttgcaccattcaGCAAATATTCCGCAGCAtatacaaatgaaacacatcttcaACTTATAGTCAACCACAACATTCTGTGTTAGTCTTTCTGTATTTAGGGTACCTCactcaaggtgattttttttcaagttctatccatttgcctgcagatttcatgatgccatttttttttcacagctgagtaatacaAAATGTgcaaatgtgccacattttctttatccattattctgtTGAAGATCTTCTATCATGTTTCCAATTTTAGGATATTATGactaaagctgcaatgaacacagttgagcaagtgtcctctTGTGATAGGATGGAGAGTCCTTTGAGTAGTAAAGCTGCATAttaaggtagatcaattcccaactttctgagttACTgaaatattgatttccatagtggctatagaAGTTTGCACTaccactagcaatggaggagtgtttcccctTCCATCATGAGCTGCtatttgtgttattgatcttagccactctgacaggtgtaagatggaatctcgaAGTACTTTGATTTGCATctcctgatggctaaggaagtTGAAAAAATTTATAttcctcagccatttgagattctacacagagaattatttatttaggtctgtactccatttttaattggattatttgggttttttcttttttgatatcttgtttctttatttcttcatatattttagatattagtcctctattggaTTTGGTGTTACTATAAGCCTTGTCCCATTCTTTAGGCTTTGTCCAATTGGTGGTGTCCTTTTCTTTACAAAACCTTTttggtttcatgaggtcccatttattaatggcTGGTCTTAGTGCCTTCATTGTTAgtgttttgttcagaaagttgtcttttGTGCCAAGGTGTTCAAACTTATTGCCCACTTTCTCTCCTACCAAGTTTAGGATATCTAGTTTAACATTGAGCTCTTTGATCCTTTAATACTAAATTTAgcttatgttttaatttaaaataaagttcacCTTAAAGGCAATTATTTAACTGAGGAATTATGTTAATTAGTGAAATTGGATTAATTGGGATTTTAAACCATTACAACCAACTCAGTATAAATCACACAAGTGGAAGGAACAGAGAGACAAGCTGGCTGGGGGCTTCAGTTGGTCTGTTTtacagaggaaagggaaggacatTGGCCACCTTGGCAACCTGCAACTGAAGAACTGTCAAGCAGATCAACAGTAGAATTTCTGAACTCCTCAAAGATGTTGAAAACTCTGGTCCTTGTCTATTCAAATCTAAGATGTAGGGTCTTGATTTCCCTTCCATTCCCACATAAATACATCATCACTAGGATATCTTAATGCCAAGGACATAAAACTTttcactactttaaaaaaaaaaaaatcttgttgttGGTTGTGGGCCCCTAGGCCAGAGGAGGAAAGATAGAGTGTCGTTGTCTATAGCTCTCAGAGCACGGCAGGAGTAGGACTGCTCCCTCCTCAAATCAGGTCTGGGCTCACTCAACTCCTTAGAAACAAAGGTGACATCATGTCAGAGTCAGTTAAGCTTCTGTTTCCATGCCAGAAAATTAGCTCCTCCAAAGTCAGGTGACCAACAGTCTGCCAACTGATATGCCTGGATAGTGTCTGCCTCCACGacagccctccctccctgcattccctctttctttttcttttttttttttttttgctttggtgTTTGAATTGATGCATTATTAATGTTTGTCTGCCTTCAATCAGgtcaaaatatgaaaattaggTGGATAACCTTGTTctttgcgcccccccccccatgactcAAGCTGTATGAGCCAATCCATTACTTCAATAATcgagctgtcctctgacacagTGTCACAGTGCCCTGGGTCGCTTCTGACCCTTGTGCACACCTCTGCCCAGACTGGCAGTGAGAAAAGGACAATCTAGGATGGGACACCCAGAGTTGGTAATGCTAAAAGTTTATCCAACtccatatgttttatatatatattatagtttaaATTGATGATGACTTTAATATATGTCTTATTATTGCCATGTGGGAGTTTTCCCTCATGTACTTTAATCATTTAAACTCTCTTTTAACTAACACAGctgacaattttattttcacactTCACAATATCAGTGAGAGCTGCACTTTTTGGCTCCACTTCTCTCTTTTTGGAAGGGGAAGCCTTCTTGTTATGCAGCTGGAAAACACTCAGGCTCAGCACCGTTATCTCCTGGTGAAACAGAACAAGTACAGATCTGAGAAAGAGCCTTTCTGCTCTtatctgtctggcccagtcatgCCAGGCCGAGTGGGCACCATCATAGGTCGAGCAGGAGGTCTCATCATTGGAGGCCCAGGCATCATGGGCATGTGGCCTCCCATGGGTGGCCTCATTCCAGGAGCAGGTCCCATGGGCATCATCCCAGTAGGAGGAGGGCCCATCATTGGGATCATGGGAGGGCCTCCCATGTGGGGTGCAGGCATCATGCCAGGGCGAGGAGGACCGGGAGACTGGGGGGAGGTGGGATCATGGGCCTGCTCTTCCATCCATTTCTGGTAGTAGTCTTTCACATTCTCTTTGTGTTGCTGATCACTGCAGTGTATCTTTCTCACAGATGGAGAATCATGTTTCAGATACATATCACAGTAGTCACAATAAAACTTAGGCATGTTGCTCTTCAGGCTGTTGGCTACCTAAACTCTTATATAATTAATGATAACAAATTACATAGTTTTAACATTTAGTGACTTAATACTACTTTTTAGGAAAAATATGTAATGAGCCTTAAGAAGTTTACACAAAGAGATGCTTTAAGGCAGTTCAGTCTGGGCTGGTAGTCAAGTGTGTTTCCATGATACGACCCTGCCCTTCTATCCTTCCACACCCTGCTTTGGCTTCAAGAACCGCTTCAGCAAATCTGCTGCCATGATTACTCTTCCTGGTTAGGTGACAGGATTTAGAGCCTCCTACCACACAAACCATCGGTTGTGGCTGTGAAGCTTTGTCTAGGAAGCTTAACCAAGGTGGTAAGTCTGACTCTGATCTCTGATTATGAGTGGCATCACCCCATGGGCTTGGATCCAGACTGAATACAAAGGACAAAGACAGTAGAACACCAGCAtttttcctcctcccactcccagacctccaccttccttcttcctctttccctttttcccCCTCATCCTGACTATAGATTCTATATGACTAGATACCCTCTATTCCAGTGGTCATGCCTCATCTACCATGGTGGACTAGTATACCCTGACATCATGATCCAGCACAATCCCTTCTTCTTTAAGTTGTCTTTGTCAGTTGTtgactcatacacacacaaaaaagtaacaAGCATACTGTTCCTAAACTGGAAGCCAGACAGCTTATTTCGACTGGAATCACCACCACACAGTGTGAAAAGGCACCATGACTAGGGAATGATGACCCTGTTCCAACTCTGCCTCAGACAGAGAAGTTGTAGTTGTATTTCGACTGGAATCACCACCACACAGTGTGAAAAGGCACCATGACTAGGGAATGATGACCCTGTTCCAACTCTGCCTCAGACAGAGAAGTTGTAGTTGTATTTCGACTGGAATCACCACCACACAGTGTGAAAAGGCACCATGACTAGGGAATGATGACCCTGTTCCAACTCTGCATCAGACAGAGAAGTTGTAGTGGTCATACCCCTTGTGTGCCAGAATGATTAAAGGAGTTGGACCCACAGCGTCCCATAAAAACCTATCATATTTAATTTTCTCCACCCTATCATACTTAATTTACCAATTATTTTGTAGGAACCTCTGAAACTCTTACTGGTTCTGTGAAACCCCTTCAAACTTCTTTAAATAGACTTtaaatgattgttttttttttttttaagatcacaggtgaatgtattttctctttcccaccaGGATCCATGTTGAGCAGTTATCAATCTCTAAAGCTTTGCAATAAgattctataatttaaaaatatattttgttacttttgtttcctCTTCCACATTATTTATATTCCATTTCAGTCTATTAGAGAGATAAAAGAAAGGGCACACTGTGTAtttaatagaaattaaataatttcaatttttttttttttaaataacatggcCCTATTGTTTGGACCTGAAATTCTACCACTTGACCTAAGTGTTAAATGATATGTCTTAGGGAACACAGAAAGGCCCTAAGGTAACAGAAAGATCTTATAAATTAAGAAGACCAGCCAAGTGCCTTAtaagagagacagaagcaggatgaATTCAGGAGAAGTGTGTGTCTGTAAATGCTGAGGCTCTACACAGTCAACGTGACATTGAAATTTAAAACCCAAACAAGGAATCCTTAATTTATATGTTACTGGGAAAAGTCAAACCAAAGAGATTAACTTAAGTGATCTTGATTATGCAACATTGGCTCCTGGGATTTCCTTATTGTTTTTAGTGATACGGATTCTAAATATGCAGCTTTTCCtccttcttagtttttttttttccatgtattgACTACAGTATTATAATACAAAGTCAACGTCTGCCTTTAGAGAGCAGGCTCTCATTCTCTCTATCTCTAAAGATGGATTTAATATATTTTCCTCAGAGGACTCATAGATGTTAAACTGATAAAACCAAATATTCTATTTTATGCTAGCCCAGAGGCTGAGAATAGTGAACTACAGCTCAGATCTGTCCATAAAGAGCCAATTTTAATCTTTGATTGATCTTCAAGTGTATTTTAGTTGCACTGCTTGAAATAGGAAACATTTAGAGAAAAGCTTAATAATACTCATAAGATAAACTTAATATCccaattaaaagtaaaagacaCAGGACTTGAGAAATGGTTAGGAGTGTACTTATGGAGGCCCTAAGCTCAATTCCCGGCATTGACTCAGGTGACTTACAACCTCATAGAAGGGAGAACCCAATGCTTCCACCTGGGTTCTGCAGACGCTTGACCTCATATGTACATGGTCCCATACATAGACAAgatgatacaagctagagtcatctagaaAGAGGGAACTTCCATCAAGAATATGCCACCACCAGATTGCCTATAAGATATCCTACAGGGCATTCTCTTGATTAACAATTGATATGGGGAAGCCCAGCAAAATAGGGgatgccacctctgggcaggtggccctgtcTTGTATAAAAATGCAAGCTGAGCAACTGATGGAAGCTAACCAAtcagcagtgtttctccatgacttctgcttAAACCCCTGCTTCTAGGACTCTACTCTGGTGTTCCTtcgtgatggactgtgatcagaaTATGTAAGCCCAATCActcttctcaagttgcttttggtcataggaTTTTGGCATAATAATAGGCAGCAAACTAGAATAGCACAtagtctaaaataaaataagtaaaatatagatGCTCATATAAACTGAAACTGTTATATCATTTTGTATGCACTGGGTTACTTTTAAAGAAGTTTCAAACAATATGAAATCAGTGATTTAATATGTAAATGTATTTGTGTGGGATAATTGCATATGCCTGAATGAAAAAAagcgaggaaaaaaaaaaaccctagcaGAGTACTGCTCACGGGTTTAAAAACCAAatggagtgcaaacttgcacaccaacatatgcatattttaaaaaataatcttactgctgggcaatggtggcacatgcctttaatcctgacacttggaaggcagagccaggcagatctttgtgagttcaaggccagcctgggcagccaagtgagttctaggaaaggcacaaagctacacagagaaaccctgtctcgaaaaaaaaaaaaaataaccaaatggAAACACAAAGATTCATTTATGATtctgttttttctcttaaataatttttcatataattacaaaatattaaaataaaaaatatttatttaaatatttttcatatgtgGGCTCTCAAGGCTCAGCAAGTAAAAATTCTAGCcatacaagcctgacaacctgcaGAACCCACTGTGGAAGGAGGGAGAATACCAACTCCTTCAAATTATCTTGTGACTACCATACCCAtactgtggcatacacacacacacacacacacacacacacacgcacacacacacacacacacacacacacacatacacacacacacacacaaattataattcagtaaatttaaaagttaagtttctgtatccattcttcagttgaagagcatctaggttgtttccaggttctggctattacaaacaatgctgatatgaacatagctgagcaaatgcccttgtggtatgattgagcattccttgtagcccaagagtgctacagctgggtctttggggagattgattcccaattttctaaggaagcaccatattgatttccaaagtggctatacaagcttgcattcctaccagcagtggaggagagttccccttgctccacatcctctccaacataagctgtcttctgtgtttttgatcttaggcattctgacagaaaatatggtacatatacacagtggagtactactcagtagagaaaaacaacgacatcctgagtgaggtaacccagactcagaaggacaaacatggtatgtactcactcatagtaggatactagatgtaaaacaaagatgactagactgctacacaactccagggaggctacctagaaaacgggaccctaggaaagacacagggattgcccaatgacagagaaatggatgagatctacatgaacaacccggaCGACagcgggagtaatgaagggcaagatttgagggaaagaaagcttagcagaacaggagatcccagctggatcaagaacagaaagggagaatgaggaataacagaccatgataaatgaagaccacatgagaacaggaataggcagagtgctcgagaggtccccagaaatccacagtgatatatcctctgtagtctgctggcaatggtcgagagaaagcctgatctgacctagtctggtgatcagatggccaaacaccctaatggtcatgttggaactctcatccaataactgatggaagtggatgtagagatcctcagccaggccccaagtggagctccaggagtccaattggcaagaaagaggagggactgtaaaagcgtgaattgttgaaaccaagattggaaaagcacagggacaaatagccaaatgaatgggagccatgaattatgaaccaaaggctgtggagcccccagctggatcaggccctctggataagtgagacaattgaatagcttgaactgtttgggaggcatccaggctgtgggaccaggacctgtccttagtgcatgagctagctgtttggaaccttgggcttacactgggatactttgctcagcctggatggagggcacttgacctgcttgtactgaatccaccaggtttaaatgaatccccaggagagtcttggccctggaggagatggaaatggaggtgaggggctgggggcaaggtgggggcagggacaggagcagggaggacaggagaacccatggctgatatgtaaaattaaaacacaaatataataaataacaaaaagaaaagaaaaaaaaagttaagtttcTGAAATTTTAGCTTTCACTGACCAGACTCTGAAACCTTTATTATGTCATAAACTAGAGGAAACAAATAGTCAACTGTCAACACATTTCTAGAAAGTGCATGTCTTAACTCAGCTAAGAATCACAATACATGCTATTTTCTGAAATTGCTCTACTATTTTTCCCATTTAAATACTCCAAAACTAAGACATACAAGCAGTTTAAAACATGTCCAAAATTATAGAGCTAAGAAGTTGTAGAGCTTGATAATCAAACTGTTTACTTCAAGGCCCCATATAGTACAAATTAACAAACTTGTCTATATGCTGCCCATGAAATGCCAATTGTCCAAGAATGGTTCTACATAGCAGAATTTAATAGCATTAAGCTGTTATtcataaattttttaaacttaatttttaaaacacttgaAGAATATTTTTATCTGGCACAAATTGCTCTCTTATTGAGAAGCAAAGAAACCACAAAAATTTTCCATATCTTTTTATGTAAAGTTCTAACAGGACTTAGGAATTTATAGATTTACCTCTATACTAGCTAAAACAGCCAGTATCTGTTTCTTAAATATTCATCCAAAGAAGCGCTTGAGCTTTTTTGTGGTAGGTGCCAAAGCCATGAGTTAAGGAAAGGTTGAGGTCATTTGATCTTctgtggaagaaaggaaaattgatTGCATGAATTTAGACAGCAACGAAGGACATGAAAACATCTTGAAGACACACATTATAATGCCAAATATTTCTCAATAATAAACACAGTCGCCCCTCTATGAAGAATCACATTGTTAGAACTGTGCCTTTGGTACCACAGAAGCAATGTGTTTGAACATGCTGGCTTTTGAATTTTCCCACAACACTTCCTCATCTTTGCATCACTTCACCCAGCATTAATCAAGACCGAGCTGAGTTTTGACAAGAAAAGATCTTCCTTTTGCCACTAGTCCTTTCCAGACGATCATATAATTATGGAAAAGGAGATCGCTGTGCTCTGAGGATAACTGAAACAGCATGTAAATTGTGAATAATCACAAAGGGTGAAAAGAATGTACTTTCATTCTGTTTTCAGGTATAAGCGTTCATGATTCTTATCCTAATTCATTCAGTCAAATATACAAGTTTTTCTGCAGGGCATTTTCACAACATCAAAGCAAATTCTCTttgttcttactttttcttttgtttttgttttgctaatgAGTATAACTCAATACATTGCATGTTACTTTATCTGGGAAATTCCTAAAGTTGTTAAAACAGATTTCCAACAAACCTTAAACATAGCACTAAAGGCACATACAATACTATGACTCATCCCCACATTATCATttgaatatatttcaaataagggaagaaagagaatacTTAGGCATTTAATTATGTTGAGTGAACAGAATTCAGTAAAGAAATATTGAGGGTCCAAGATATAACTGAGAAAACAAACCTGTTtcaagggctgggaagatgactaaTTGGATAAAGTGCCTTCCATGCAAGCCTGAGAACTTGAGTTAGATATCCACATTTCAGCACAGATTATGTCTGATGCAGTGCACTAATTTAAGAAACACTCCCAAACACACTACACTTCCAAACTGACTGCTGGAGTCCATTCATGACCCTTTCATGATGGGAGCTACTGCCCAGGAAAATCAgaagaatgagaaagaggagaaggaggaggaggaggaggaggaggaggaggagaggaggaagaagggaccTACTTTTATAAACTGTACCCTAACCAATGAAGACTGCTGAGCCTGTGATGGTAATGTATGTCTTAT
Coding sequences within it:
- the LOC118596692 gene encoding U1 small nuclear ribonucleoprotein C-like → MPKFYCDYCDMYLKHDSPSVRKIHCSDQQHKENVKDYYQKWMEEQAHDPTSPQSPGPPRPGMMPAPHMGGPPMIPMMGPPPTGMMPMGPAPGMRPPMGGHMPMMPGPPMMRPPARPMMVPTRPGMTGPDR